A genomic segment from Spinacia oleracea cultivar Varoflay chromosome 3, BTI_SOV_V1, whole genome shotgun sequence encodes:
- the LOC110782522 gene encoding uncharacterized protein encodes MVITASVAEYDNRHRDNRTPMSSVEEDDRDDDFMPPMASERSKDSLPNFSSLPCFNVKWGRRVQLRCVKEEDDGVDHYDFPHASSSSRRSSMTRSEFNLERKRRSTDDGGIEAMREKLMFDFREEVHQMQAAFLKKSDVVVSAETVVSSPPVEPRPWNLRTRRAVCKEPNNLHISSDRKPSFSPAKQSEVKSPASRNSAEVNGGDCSERPRAKFSGSLSKQEIEEDFLAMLGTRPARRPKKRPKIVQRQIDGVFPGFWLSEITADMYKVNEHPQA; translated from the exons ATGGTGATTACCGCCTCCGTGGCGGAGTACGACAATCGACACCGAGACAACCGGACTCCGATGTCATCGGTGGAGGAAGACGACAGAGACGACGATTTCATGCCGCCAATGGCTTCAGAAAGATCGAAGGACAGCCTCCCTAATTTCTCCTCCCTCCCCTGCTTCAATGTCAAGTGGGGCCGCCGAGTGCAGCTCCGCTGTGTCAAGGAGGAGGATGACGGTGTTGATCATTACGACTTCCCTCACGCCTCTTCCTCGTCCCGCCGCTCTTCGATGACTCGGTCCGAGTTCAATTTGGAGCGTAAGCGGAGATCCACTGACGACGGTGGGATCGAAGCGATGAGAGAGAAACTCATGTTTGATTTTCGCGAAGAAGTCCACCAGATGCAAGCGGCCTTCCTTAAGAAATCCGACGTCGTCGTTTCAGCGGAAACGGTGGTTTCTTCACCGCCGGTGGAGCCGAGGCCGTGGAATTTGAGGACGAGGAGGGCGGTTTGTAAGGAGCCGAACAATCTCCATATCTCCAGTGACCGGAAGCCTAGTTTCTCACCAGCGAAACAGTCGGAGGTTAAATCTCCGGCAAGCAGGAACAGCGCTGAAGTTAACGGCGGCGATTGCAGTGAACGCCCAAGAGCGAAGTTTTCCGGTTCTCTCTCCAAGCAAGAAATCGAGGAAGATTTTCTAGCGATGTTGGGCACCCGGCCCGCTCGGAGGCCCAAAAAACGGCCCAAAATTGTGCAGAGGCAAATTGAT GGAGTTTTTCCCGGGTTTTGGTTATCGGAGATCACAGCTGATATGTACAAAGTAAACGAACATCCTCAGGCTTGA